The genomic region CAGAAAAAAATTGAGCAGGTGGCTCAGTTAATTCATTCGGTAGATAAAGTTGTTGTCTTTGGATCAGGTGGTGGAGCGACTGTGATAGCCGATGATGCAGTCAATAGAATGTTCCGCTTTGGTGTGAACATTAGCTCATACAATGATTTCTTGATGCAGCGTATGGTCGCTTCAAGTCTAGATGAAAAATCTCTTGTGCTTGTTATATCTACAACGGGACAAATTGCTGAAATTAATGACTGCGCCCAAATCGCTAAGCAATATGGAGCACAAGTGGTGGCCATAACTCGAGGTGACTCTCCTTTAGCGCAATTAGCAAATATTCACCTTCAAGTTCATATAGCCGAAGAAGAGGGCATTTACAAAGCCACTGCATCACGTTATGCCTTATTGGCAGTAGTGGATGCTATCGCCTTAGAATTGGCTATTTTACGTAAGGATAGTGCCAAAGAATCTTTAAGGAGAATCAAGTATAACCTTGATACAGTTCGTGGAGGTGATCGACGCTTCCCGGTGGGGGATTGAATGGACAAAAAATACACTTATCTATTTAAAAATGCACTCATATTTAATGGCTCAGAGTCTCCTCCTTATAAGGCTGATGTAGCTATCAAACAAAATGTGATTTGTGCCATCGGAAACTTATCGGCAGTCGAGAGTGATGAAGTTTTTGATCTTGAGGGTAAAGCCTTAGCACCAGGTTTTATTGATGTCCATACTCACGATGATAATGCCGTCTTGCAATCACCGGATTGTTTAGCGAAGATTAGCCAAGGAGTCAGTACAGTCATCGTAGGTAACTGCGGATTAAGTGTCGCACCTGTACGACTCAGTACAGAACCGCCTGATCCTTTAAATCTACTTGGAAATCAAAGCGATTTTATATTTAAAGATTTCAAATCTTATGTCGCCGCTATTAATGAACGTAAACCAGCCGTTAATGTAGCAGCCTTAGTAGGACACACTTCTTTAAGAGTCAACCACATGGATGATTTATATAGGGAAGCCACGAGTGACGAACTTGTAGCAATGAAAGATGAGTTAGATGCTTGTATGCAAGAGGGTGCCATTGGTTTGAGTACTGGATTAGCTTATGCAACTGCACGGGATTCGAGTACGGAAGAAATCATTGCATTGGCCAAAGTTTTGGCCAAAAATGATGGTATCTATGTCACTCATTTACGCAATGAATTTGATCAGGTGATTGAGGCGATTGAAGAATCCTTTACTATTGCTGAGAGTGGCGATATCCCCCTCATTATTTCTCATCTCAAATGTGCTGGTCCCGATAATTGGGGGCGTAGTGATGAGCTGCTTAAATTTATAGAAAACTCATCCTATAGTCATCGCGTTCATATGGATTGTTATCCCTATGCGGCGGGTTCCAGTACTCTAGATTTGGGACAAGTCGATGAAAGAGTCGAGATATTGATAACGTGGTCTGAAACACACCCAGAGAAATCGACTCAGTACCTTCACGAAATAGCTAAAGACTGGGGTTTAAGTCAATATGAAGCGGCAGAGAAACTAAAGCCTGCAGGAGCGGTTTATTTTTCTATTAGTGAAGAGGATATGAAGAAAATCATAAGTCATCCAAAGACCATGATTGGTTCAGATGGTCTGCCGCATGATCCTCACCCGCATCCCCGTTTATGGGGGACTTTTCCACGGGTCATAGGACGTTTAGCACGTGAACAAAAACTTATGTCCATGAGTACGGCCATTCATAAAATGACGGCTTTGTCAGCAAAAAACTACAAGCTTGAGGGACGTGGACAAATCGCTATTGGATCTTTTGCAGACCTCGTCGTTTTTGATCCGGAGAGAGTTGCGGACACCGCAACATTCGATAAACCGATCAGTATGGCTAGCGGCATTGAACAAGTCTATGTCAATGGCGTCCTCAGTTTTGAAAAAGGCAGGTCCACAAATCAACGTGCAGGTATTTACGTGGGTGCTAAACAAAAATCTAATATTTAAAATCTGAAATCTCAACCAAATAAAAGGAAAATATTATGAGCGCAATTAAACGCTACGGAACAAAAAAAGATGGTGCAGGGGGACAAAGTCTTCCCTTCGCAAGAGCAGTACAAGCCGATGGATGGTTACATGTTTCAGGTCAAGTGGCCATGGAAAATGGTGAAATCGTAGGTGGCAATATTGTTCAACAATCCCACAAAACGATTGAAAACCTCTTAGCCATTATTCATGAAGCAGGCTATACCAAGGACGATATCGTACGCTGTGGTGTGTGGTTAGATGATCCTCGTGATTTTTGGAGTTTTAATGGTGTTTATGCCGAGTATTTCGGTGGCGAACATGCACCTGCTCGTGCCTGTGTACAAGCGACAATGATGGTGGATTGCAAAGTCGAGATTGACGCTATCTGCTATAAAAAGCCGGAATAATTATTATGACGCCGACCCTATTTCTTACAGTCTTTGCTCTCTACGTCATTGGCATGATCGTTTTGAGTATTTGGATATCTCGCAAGCAGACTTCTGGTGAAGATTTTCTCTTGGGAAATCGAAGTGTTCCACTCTTTCTAATTTTAGGAACAACTGTAGCAACTATGGTCGGCACAGGCTCCAGTATGGGAGCCGTTGGTTTCGGCTATTCCAATGGATGGGCCGGAGCTTTATATGGTATTGGAGGTGCCTTGGGGATTTTGCTTTTAGCAAAGCTTTTTAGCGGTGTTCGCAAATATAATTTCATGACTTTTTCCGAGGAAATGTCATTTTACTATGGAGCAGATAAAAGGATCAAAGGGATTATTGCAATCTTGATCCTTATTGCCTCTATAGGTTGGTTAGGGGCACACATTCTTGGTGGAGGTATGTACTTAGCTTGGATTGCGGGTATCGACTTACTTTGGGCCAAAATCATCATTGCTTTAGCTTTTGGCATCTATGTAATCATTGGTGGTTATATGGCAGTGGTATGGACTGATACGATACAAGCATTCATCTTGTTCTTTGGTTTTATCCTAATGGCAGTTATGGCAGTGGATAAAATTGGTGGGATAGGGGAATTTAATCAAGCATTAGGACCTAATCAGTTTGCCTTCCTTGAAGCAGGAAGTTTACTGCCTTCGATTTCACTTTCATTTGTTATCCTAGTGGGGGTGATGGCGACTCCGTCCTATCGCCAAAGAATTTATTCGGCGGATAATATTGCCACGGTAAAAAAGAGTTTTTACATCAGTGGAACACTCTATCTGTTTTTCTCTTTTATCCCTGCAATTATTGGCATTAGTGCACAAATCATTAATCCTGAATTAAAAAATACAAATTTTGCCTTTCCTTATTTAGCCGTAGAAGTCCTGCCCGTTTGGATTGGTCTCATCGTATTAATTGCAGGGCTGAGTGCAACCATGTCATCGGCAAGTTCCGATGCTATTGCGGGTGTCTCAATTCTTTTGCGTGATGTCTATATTCTTGTCTTTGGCCGCATGCCAGAAAAAGATAAGATGGTGAAGTTATCCCGTTGGGGTTTAATGGGCATTACTGGTCTTGCTCTGCTATTTACCATGTACTCTGAAGATATCATTTCGTATATCAAAAATATGATCTCAGTTGTCATGAGCGGAATGTTTGTTTGTTCACTTCTGGGGCGTTTCTGGAAACGTGCCACCTGGCAGGGTGGATTAGCTTCATTACTGGGAGGAGCCCTATGTGCAAGTTTGTTCATGACTCAAAAAGGATGGATGGATTTTTGGGGAAACTCCTCAATCCCGTCTGTTTTAAGCGCTTTAGTTTTTGGTGTAGTGGTAAGTTTACTCACACCCAAAAATAAGATTACGGATCAAGAAGCATTAGACTTACTCGCCAAAGAACGAGAAGAAATGGAATTGCATGAAGAAAAAATTCTTGATGCGGAGTCAGTATAAATGCAAAAACTTTTTTGTGATTGGGGAACTTCTAATCTACGGGCTTACCTCATTGAAAATGGTGAAGTTCTGAGACAATATAATTCTGATCTAGGAATTTTAAAAGCCTCGAAAATCGGCTTCGAAAAAGTTATAGCTTCAGTTTGCCAGGAATTGGATTGTACAGGGATCAAGGAAATCTACCTCAGTGGCATGATTGGCTCGAAAAATGGCTGGCAAGAAGCTTCTTACCTAGAGACGCCCTTAAGTACTAATGCGATGAAAACTAATTTTATTCACCCATCAAATTGTTCTCATATCAAAATATTTGGTGGCGTCAAGCACCTTGATCAATCAAGGGATTACGATGTCATGAGAGGTGAAGAAGTTCAGGTTTTTGGTGTTTTAGTTCAAGCTCCCAAGGCCTCCTTGATTTGCCTTCCAGGAAGCCATTCAAAATGGGTTCATGTAGATGCCGGTCAAATTAAAAGCTTTTCCACTTGGATGACGGGTGAGCTCTTTAAGTGTTTGAGTCAAAATACGATCTTTGCGAAGCAAATTGATTCTGAGAATTTTGATAAAGAATCTTTTGTTCAAGGAGTCGAATATGCTCGTGAACATCACGAGCTCGGTACGAGCCTGTTTAAACTGCGAACGCAATACCTTTTTGAACGATTGGATCAAAGTAATTTTCATTCTTACCTATCGGGTTTTTTGATTGCGAGTGAAATCCGTGAAGCCGCGGGAAATGTTAAAGAAGTTTATTTATGTAGCTCAGATGAATTGATGAATTTGTATGAGATTGCACTAGATATTTTTGGAATAGCAACAAAAAAGTTTTCGGTATCCGAATCTACTATTTTAGGAATTAAAGCTATTTGCGGAGAGAGCTATGAATAAAGATTATTTGAAACAAGTCCCCCTAATTGCTATCATTAGAGGGGTGAAACCAAGCGAAGTACTAGCTGTGACCCAAGCCATCTATGATGGTGGTATTCGCTGTGTCGAAGTGCCTTTGAATTCTCCTCGTGCCTACGAAAGTATAAAACTTATCGCTGATAAATTCGGAGATAAAATGCTTTTGGGGGCAGGAACCGTACTCAGCATTGATCAGGTTCAGAAAGTTAAAGAAGCTGGCGGAGAAATAATTGTCTCTCCTAATGTTAACTCTAAAGTCATTAAAGAAACAAAGAAATTAGCTATGCTTTCCTATCCAGGTATCATGACAATGAGTGAAGCATTTATGGCTTTAGAAGCAGGAGCTGATGCCCTTAAGTTATTTCCCGCGGATTCAGTAGGAAAAAGTTTTATCAAAGCGTCTAAGGCCGTTTTGCCGAAAGGTACCGAGATCTACGCTGTAGGTGGAGTGGACCTGAGTAATGTTAAAGATTGGACTGAAGCAGGTGCCGATGGCTTTGGTTTGGGTGGTAGCCTGTATAAGCCAGGAAAAGATTTATCTCAATTAGCGCAAGATGCCCAAAGCTTCTGTCTCTTAGTAAAATAAAACACGATTAAGCATAAAACAGGGCATAGCCCCCTAGTCGCATGGTTACGGATTGGCAAATCCTTACAGGGAGAGCTCGAGAGGGACAGCGTCCATCTCGTACGGGTCGTATTATACCCATTATGATGGGTGATTTTAAACAAAAATCTAATAGAGAATTCAATCATGCTTAAAATGATATTAGCAATCTTGTGTATATTAACACTCACGCTAAATGCATCTCAGGAAAAACTCGAATCCCTCGGAGTTCGCTTTCAAAATCAAACTGTTATTTTTGATGAAAAGTGGAAGGGTAATTCAGAGGATCTCAAGCTTCTAGAGGATTTAAATACAATGAAAGATCTCTGTTTTTCAGGTGCTAAAATTAGAGATGAAGACGTATTGAATCTAGAAAGTATCAGCTGGAT from Lentisphaera profundi harbors:
- a CDS encoding MurR/RpiR family transcriptional regulator — its product is MNYQFDIVSKIKSLEEELKTSEKKVAQVIMSDLEWAGNASIHEIASAAGVSEASVTRFSRSVGCKNVPDLKKSLVSSFAIGQRFLEGHMDPITEESGAIGQVVKGIIEALNTVNTQTSQKKIEQVAQLIHSVDKVVVFGSGGGATVIADDAVNRMFRFGVNISSYNDFLMQRMVASSLDEKSLVLVISTTGQIAEINDCAQIAKQYGAQVVAITRGDSPLAQLANIHLQVHIAEEEGIYKATASRYALLAVVDAIALELAILRKDSAKESLRRIKYNLDTVRGGDRRFPVGD
- a CDS encoding N-acyl-D-amino-acid deacylase family protein, which encodes MDKKYTYLFKNALIFNGSESPPYKADVAIKQNVICAIGNLSAVESDEVFDLEGKALAPGFIDVHTHDDNAVLQSPDCLAKISQGVSTVIVGNCGLSVAPVRLSTEPPDPLNLLGNQSDFIFKDFKSYVAAINERKPAVNVAALVGHTSLRVNHMDDLYREATSDELVAMKDELDACMQEGAIGLSTGLAYATARDSSTEEIIALAKVLAKNDGIYVTHLRNEFDQVIEAIEESFTIAESGDIPLIISHLKCAGPDNWGRSDELLKFIENSSYSHRVHMDCYPYAAGSSTLDLGQVDERVEILITWSETHPEKSTQYLHEIAKDWGLSQYEAAEKLKPAGAVYFSISEEDMKKIISHPKTMIGSDGLPHDPHPHPRLWGTFPRVIGRLAREQKLMSMSTAIHKMTALSAKNYKLEGRGQIAIGSFADLVVFDPERVADTATFDKPISMASGIEQVYVNGVLSFEKGRSTNQRAGIYVGAKQKSNI
- a CDS encoding RidA family protein; this encodes MSAIKRYGTKKDGAGGQSLPFARAVQADGWLHVSGQVAMENGEIVGGNIVQQSHKTIENLLAIIHEAGYTKDDIVRCGVWLDDPRDFWSFNGVYAEYFGGEHAPARACVQATMMVDCKVEIDAICYKKPE
- a CDS encoding sodium:solute symporter family protein; amino-acid sequence: MTPTLFLTVFALYVIGMIVLSIWISRKQTSGEDFLLGNRSVPLFLILGTTVATMVGTGSSMGAVGFGYSNGWAGALYGIGGALGILLLAKLFSGVRKYNFMTFSEEMSFYYGADKRIKGIIAILILIASIGWLGAHILGGGMYLAWIAGIDLLWAKIIIALAFGIYVIIGGYMAVVWTDTIQAFILFFGFILMAVMAVDKIGGIGEFNQALGPNQFAFLEAGSLLPSISLSFVILVGVMATPSYRQRIYSADNIATVKKSFYISGTLYLFFSFIPAIIGISAQIINPELKNTNFAFPYLAVEVLPVWIGLIVLIAGLSATMSSASSDAIAGVSILLRDVYILVFGRMPEKDKMVKLSRWGLMGITGLALLFTMYSEDIISYIKNMISVVMSGMFVCSLLGRFWKRATWQGGLASLLGGALCASLFMTQKGWMDFWGNSSIPSVLSALVFGVVVSLLTPKNKITDQEALDLLAKEREEMELHEEKILDAESV
- a CDS encoding 2-dehydro-3-deoxygalactonokinase; amino-acid sequence: MQKLFCDWGTSNLRAYLIENGEVLRQYNSDLGILKASKIGFEKVIASVCQELDCTGIKEIYLSGMIGSKNGWQEASYLETPLSTNAMKTNFIHPSNCSHIKIFGGVKHLDQSRDYDVMRGEEVQVFGVLVQAPKASLICLPGSHSKWVHVDAGQIKSFSTWMTGELFKCLSQNTIFAKQIDSENFDKESFVQGVEYAREHHELGTSLFKLRTQYLFERLDQSNFHSYLSGFLIASEIREAAGNVKEVYLCSSDELMNLYEIALDIFGIATKKFSVSESTILGIKAICGESYE
- a CDS encoding 2-dehydro-3-deoxy-6-phosphogalactonate aldolase; its protein translation is MNKDYLKQVPLIAIIRGVKPSEVLAVTQAIYDGGIRCVEVPLNSPRAYESIKLIADKFGDKMLLGAGTVLSIDQVQKVKEAGGEIIVSPNVNSKVIKETKKLAMLSYPGIMTMSEAFMALEAGADALKLFPADSVGKSFIKASKAVLPKGTEIYAVGGVDLSNVKDWTEAGADGFGLGGSLYKPGKDLSQLAQDAQSFCLLVK